From the genome of Clostridium sp. BNL1100, one region includes:
- a CDS encoding ABC transporter substrate-binding protein translates to MKLKRILALFVSVVMSASIFVGCGSSEPTDSTKAETTATKAATGSILPSGPVKVTFWHSMKGNIADQLKKMVDEYNSSEGTKKGITVDLIYQGEYDEASTKLSAILQADAANELPDIMQMSSKGIFDVKESKYIYPIQNFVDMDANGINLNDLNANALHYAMYNGKVLGLPFSNSSVMLYYNKDMFKAAGLDPNKAPTTLEELATYVKALTVKSGDKIKTFGLGTKTRFFLLGSWIPMQGSEKYMFDNADGRKGTPTALAMTKDGTLDHFLTEWEKVLATGGVDYGVVSPNEGFQSGLYAMMTASTSSMASIVAKIQNTGTFDVGVAELPRVDANSTKGTGIGGSALYVFDAGNDNKRLGAWDFMKYLATPKVSGDWFMNTGYYAMNSKAYDLPEVKTFLEKNPLYNIILTIADNSKDYPNYLEPWVPAFTDIDTTVQNEIIKLSEGSQDRATTISNIDKKVNMTLKDYLDANGQ, encoded by the coding sequence ATGAAACTTAAAAGAATTTTAGCATTGTTTGTAAGTGTAGTTATGTCTGCTTCCATATTTGTGGGTTGTGGGTCTTCGGAACCTACGGACAGCACAAAGGCAGAAACTACTGCAACTAAGGCAGCAACAGGAAGTATACTGCCGTCAGGTCCGGTCAAGGTTACTTTCTGGCACTCAATGAAAGGTAACATTGCTGATCAGCTTAAGAAAATGGTTGATGAGTACAACTCATCGGAAGGTACTAAAAAGGGAATCACCGTAGACCTTATCTATCAGGGAGAATACGATGAAGCTTCAACAAAGTTATCTGCTATATTACAGGCTGACGCTGCAAACGAACTTCCTGATATTATGCAGATGAGCTCCAAGGGTATATTTGATGTAAAGGAAAGCAAGTACATCTATCCTATTCAGAATTTTGTTGATATGGATGCCAACGGAATTAATTTAAATGACCTTAATGCAAATGCACTGCACTATGCAATGTATAACGGCAAGGTTCTTGGTTTACCATTCTCAAACTCATCAGTTATGCTGTACTATAACAAAGATATGTTTAAGGCTGCAGGACTTGATCCAAATAAAGCACCTACAACTTTGGAAGAACTGGCAACATACGTTAAAGCCCTGACTGTTAAGAGTGGGGATAAAATCAAAACTTTCGGTCTTGGTACAAAGACTCGTTTCTTCCTCCTGGGGTCATGGATTCCAATGCAAGGCAGCGAAAAGTATATGTTTGATAACGCCGACGGCCGTAAGGGTACTCCTACTGCTCTTGCAATGACAAAAGACGGAACTCTTGACCACTTCCTGACAGAATGGGAAAAGGTTTTGGCTACAGGCGGAGTTGATTACGGTGTAGTTAGTCCGAATGAAGGCTTCCAATCCGGCTTGTATGCAATGATGACTGCAAGTACTTCTTCAATGGCTTCAATTGTTGCAAAGATTCAGAATACAGGAACATTCGATGTTGGTGTGGCTGAACTTCCTCGTGTTGATGCAAATAGTACAAAGGGTACAGGTATCGGCGGTTCTGCATTGTATGTTTTTGATGCAGGAAATGACAACAAACGTCTTGGTGCATGGGACTTCATGAAATACCTTGCAACCCCAAAAGTGTCAGGCGACTGGTTTATGAACACAGGCTACTATGCCATGAATTCAAAAGCTTATGATTTACCTGAAGTAAAGACCTTCTTAGAGAAAAATCCTCTGTATAATATTATTCTGACAATCGCCGATAACTCCAAGGATTATCCTAACTACTTAGAACCATGGGTTCCTGCATTTACAGATATTGATACTACCGTACAGAATGAAATTATAAAGCTGAGTGAAGGTTCTCAGGATAGGGCAACTACTATTTCAAATATTGATAAAAAAGTAAATATGACATTAAAAGACTATTTGGATGCAAACGGACAATAA
- a CDS encoding sugar ABC transporter permease, which yields MSTSKSLKERGQIAGKKTLGRKIVEFQKPYLFVLPILIFAVAFSYYPFIRTLLYSLSAVNKQGEIVRFVGLKNYLSIFSREEFMNAIGVTLEFTLIYVPLAVILPFTLALIANKRKLFSNIYQTLFALPMAVSVSASCYIFQQLLHRKIGLVNYFLEIIGVMQNKTNIDWLNDKVWALPSLSVIMVWIHIGFNFMLLLAAVRNVPDELIESANLEGCGYWRKVFKIVIPITSPTIFFVFCTQMVAGIMMNAPTMILTKGGPVNSTSTMIYYVYTTGFRSGNYALGSTASIVTFLLAFIFLMFNFMYEKKGVVYD from the coding sequence ATGTCCACTTCAAAATCCCTTAAAGAAAGGGGACAAATAGCGGGCAAAAAAACGCTGGGTAGAAAAATAGTCGAGTTTCAGAAACCTTATTTATTTGTATTACCAATTCTTATTTTTGCGGTAGCGTTCTCTTATTATCCATTTATTCGAACGCTGTTATATAGTTTATCTGCTGTAAATAAACAAGGTGAGATTGTAAGATTTGTCGGCTTAAAAAACTATTTGAGTATTTTCAGTCGTGAGGAGTTTATGAATGCTATTGGGGTAACGCTTGAATTTACCTTAATTTATGTACCACTAGCAGTTATTTTACCATTTACTCTTGCATTGATTGCCAACAAAAGAAAGCTATTTTCAAATATTTATCAAACCTTGTTTGCATTGCCTATGGCGGTATCAGTATCTGCCTCCTGTTATATTTTCCAGCAATTATTGCACCGTAAAATAGGTTTGGTTAATTACTTTCTAGAAATTATCGGCGTAATGCAAAACAAAACCAACATAGACTGGCTTAATGACAAGGTCTGGGCACTGCCTTCTTTATCTGTGATAATGGTATGGATTCATATCGGATTTAACTTTATGCTCTTGTTGGCTGCGGTACGTAATGTGCCTGATGAATTGATTGAATCAGCCAATCTTGAAGGTTGTGGCTACTGGAGAAAGGTTTTCAAGATTGTTATACCTATTACATCACCAACTATCTTCTTTGTTTTTTGTACACAAATGGTTGCAGGTATAATGATGAATGCACCAACCATGATTCTTACAAAGGGCGGCCCGGTCAATTCTACATCCACAATGATTTACTATGTATATACTACCGGTTTCAGAAGCGGCAATTACGCACTTGGTTCTACAGCCAGTATTGTAACTTTCCTGCTTGCATTTATATTCCTGATGTTCAACTTCATGTATGAAAAGAAAGGTGTGGTATACGATTGA
- a CDS encoding carbohydrate ABC transporter permease — protein MIPNKIIKAKSIVESVLSLALGILIAFPLFYAFMCGFKDDATFDSYPPTIFPKDFTYLDNFKHVLFDSLVPRFMLNSLLIAVVVTLVRLLLSMFAAYSFAFFNFKGKNVLFFIIIGTMMIPTEAVLIPNYITISKLGMLNSYVGIMAVYFVSAIQVFMFRQSFKTISSSLREAAFLDGCGDLQFFFQICIPVSKATITALSLNSFVAVWNTYLWPLLVTNRPEMRTVQVGITMLAADDSGVKAPIFAAIAIILLPTIIIFAFGQRNIVRGIASGSVKG, from the coding sequence TTGATTCCCAATAAAATTATAAAGGCTAAAAGCATTGTTGAATCGGTTCTCTCTTTGGCATTAGGTATCCTGATTGCATTCCCTCTTTTTTATGCTTTTATGTGCGGGTTTAAAGACGATGCTACATTTGACAGCTATCCGCCGACAATATTTCCAAAAGATTTTACTTACCTTGATAATTTTAAGCACGTTCTGTTTGACTCACTGGTACCGAGGTTTATGCTAAATTCACTCTTAATAGCAGTGGTGGTTACACTGGTAAGGTTGTTGCTTTCAATGTTTGCGGCATATTCCTTTGCATTTTTCAACTTCAAAGGCAAAAATGTTCTGTTTTTCATAATAATAGGTACAATGATGATACCAACGGAAGCAGTTTTAATCCCGAACTACATTACTATAAGCAAACTAGGTATGCTTAACTCATATGTAGGTATCATGGCAGTCTATTTTGTATCAGCTATTCAGGTGTTTATGTTCCGGCAAAGTTTCAAGACAATTTCCAGCTCCCTTCGTGAAGCGGCATTTCTTGACGGTTGCGGAGACCTGCAATTCTTTTTCCAGATATGTATTCCGGTTTCAAAAGCTACCATTACCGCTCTTTCATTAAATTCCTTTGTTGCGGTGTGGAACACATACCTGTGGCCTCTGCTTGTTACCAACAGGCCTGAAATGAGAACGGTACAGGTTGGTATAACAATGCTGGCAGCAGATGATTCCGGCGTTAAGGCTCCGATTTTTGCAGCAATAGCAATTATATTGCTTCCTACTATAATTATTTTCGCATTCGGTCAGCGAAACATTGTTCGCGGTATCGCCAGCGGTTCGGTAAAGGGTTAA